The sequence AATCCCGCAGCCGGTTAAACAGCACGCTGTGGTTATGAGTCTCATCGCTTTTCACCAGAATCAGTACCGCCTGCGGCTCATTGAAGCCTGTCAGGTAGCTAAAATCGCTGTTCTGCCGATAGGGATATTCAGAATCTGCGCTGCGTGTAGCTTCTGGTGCCGCAAAAATAATTGCCGCACTGCCCGGAGCCATCTTCGCCAATAGCGCCTGACGGCGGTTCTGGTACTCTTGCTGAGTCATTACACCCTCCTGAAATATCCGATTTTCATCATCCAACGCACAACCTGGTTGGTTCGCTTAATGTAGCGTCGGCTTGCGCATCTCTGGCGCAGTAGGTTTTTCTTGCGTAAATTCGATATGGCACAAAATAGAGGCCACGCGCACATACTCAATGACCTCTTCCAGAGATTGGGCTAGCTCTTCCTGATCTTCATCTTCGTCATAGCCTAACTGAGCGATATTACGCAGATCGTCGATGGCTTCACCCACTTCTCCTTTCACCTGCGCCAATTTAGGTTGCAGCATCCCAAGCCCTAGCAGGAAATGGTTCACCCAACCGGATAATGCATCAGCGCGCTCAAATACCGTAATTTCATCGCCTTCAGGGATCAGCAACTGAAACATAAAACCTTCATTTTCCAGTGCATCTTGTGTTGCTTGATGTAACTGCTGTAACTGCAAACCTAGCGTCTGTGGGAAGGCAACACCGTCATTGGTCAGGTCATGCACCAACACGCGCCAGCCCTCGTCTTTACTACCACCGCAGAGTATGCCGCTGATCAGGCCGTGCATTTCAGCAGGGGTTAATGCCACTGCTTGCTGGTTCAACGCCAGGGCAACGGATTGATAAGTTGGTAATGTATTCTCTATAGACATGCGTATTGGTCATCGTTGGCTGGATAAGTTCATGTTATGCTACCATCAAGCTCAGTCCCTATACCAGAAAACGCATAGCCATATTACCCTATAGCTTTCAAGATGCAGGCAGGCGGCAAATGAAGGAATCCCGCTGAACTTACACCAGCAAGTGATTCGGTGAGTGAGAGCAGCCAACACACCAGCAACTTGAAAGATGACGGGTAGGGGTTGTATCTTGGTAAACAGGTATATATAGTGACGCCCGCTTTGCAGCTATGAGCAATTTGCCTCTGGTTTTCAAGGCTGGCGCGAAAATTAGTCAGGAAGGTGGCATGTCTGCACAACCGGTAGATATTCAAGTTTTTGGTCGCTCGTTAAGGGTAAACTGTCCGCCAGAACAACAAGATGCGTTGAATATGGCTGCAGAAGATCTTAACCAACGGTTGCAAGATCTTAAAGTTCGCACTAGAGTCACAAATACTGAGCAGTTAGTTTTTATCGCGGCATTGAACGTCTGTCACGAATTAGCTCAGGAAAGGTTGAAAACCCGTGACTATGCATCCAATATGGAGCAACGTATTCGGATGTTACAACAGACCATTGAACAGGCGCTGCTTGAACAAGGTCGCATCTCTGAACGTCAGGATGCACAGTTTGAATAAATCTCTGTTGAATGATAGATTCAATAGCGAGTAAAGAATTTCTCTGAGGTGTTTGCCAGCGGGCCAGTCCCCTGAGCCGATATTTAATACCAACAGAATGTAGTGCCTCCGTAACCGGTGCGCATGCTCGGTCCGCCGAGAAGCCTTAAGGTTGCGACGCTGCGTTCACCTTGAACCATGGGTTCAAGGGTTACAGCCTGCGGCGGCATCTCGGAGATCCCTTTCTTAGCGGGTAACTTATATTTTGAGTTATCACGTTCGTTTGATATAAGCCACTCTTCACCTCTTTAAGTCATCTGTCTTTAAGTCAACCACATGTCTTTAAGTCAACTACATGCATCTAAACCCGCAACAGACTTTGAATCCACAACACGCCCTTGAGCGGCATAACATTCGCAAAGAAATTCGTGCGCGTCGACGTCTGCTAACACCGGAACAACAGCAACACGCTGCCGATTTGGTCGCCAGTCATCTCGCTGCCCATGATAAAATTCAACAAGCCAACACCGTGGCGATATTTCTTTCCTTTGATGGTGAGCTGAATACCGGCCCTATCATTGAGATGTTGTGGCAGCAGCAAAAACAGGTTTACCTGCCTGTTCTCCACCCTTTCAGCGCCGGTAATCTATTATTTCTCCGCTATCGCCCCGATAGCCAGCTCATCCGTAATCGCCTGAAGATCCTGGAACCACAGCTTGATGTGCGTGAAGTTCTGCCGCTCAATCAGTTGGATGTGGTAATCACCCCTCTGGTGGCCTTTGATAGCCATGGTCAGCGCTTAGGTATGGGGGGCGGGTTTTATGATCGTACACTGCAACACTGGCAGCAAGCTGGCCCCTACCCTATTGGGCTGGCCCATGATTGCCAACGAGTCGAGCATTTACCGAGTGAATATTGGGATGTGCCGTTGCCAGAGATTGTGACAGCCGAAAAAGTCTGGCGCTGGTGAGCTAGGGCGTTCAACATAAAAAAACACCCGATATTATACATAGCGGGTGTTTAGTCATATCAGTACAACAAACGTGCGCGGATAGTCCCTGGGATAGCCTTCATCGCTTGCAACGCTCTTTCTGCATTTTCCTCATCATCAGTTTCAACGTCGATCACGACGTAACCGATTTCAGCGCTGGTTTGCAAATACTGCGCGGCGATGTTGACGTTCTGCTCAGCAAAGATTCTGTTAATGCTGGTCAGAATGCCTGGGCGGTTCTCATGGATATGCAGCAGACGGCGGGTATTATCACCATGGGCTGGCAGAGAAACTTCCGGGAAGTTGACCGCAGACAGCGTGGAGCCGTTATCGGAATACTTCGCCAACTTACCGGCCACTTCATCACCGATATTTTCCTGCGCTTCCTGAGTTGAACCACCGATATGCGGAGTCAATAACACATTGTCAAACTCACACAATGGTGAATTGAACGGCTCTTTATTGGTTGCTGGCTCTTCAGGGAAGACGTCGATTGCCGCCCCTGCCAGATGATTGCTCGCCAAAGCATCACACAGGGCCGGGATATCAACCACAGTACCGCGTGAGGCGTTAATTAGCATCGCGCCCGGCTTCATCAGGGCCAACTGCTCAGGGCCAATCATATTTTTGGTGGAGTGGTTTTCCGGCACATGCAGGCTAATCACATCACTCATATTCAGCAAATCAGACAGATGGCGAACCTGCTGTGCATTCCCCAACGACAGCTTATTTTCGATATCGTAGAAGAAAACTTTCATGCCGACACTTTCAGCCAAAATACCCAGCTGTGTGCCGATATGACCATAACCGATGATGCCCAGTTTCTTACCGCGGGCTTCATAGGAGCCGACCGCCAGCTTATTCCACTCACCACGATGGGCTTTGGCATTCGCCGACGGAATCCCTCGGAACATCAGCAGTAACTCACCCAGCACCATTTCGGCCACCGAACGAGTATTGGAGAAAGGTGCATTGAATACCGGCACGCCGCGCGTGGTGGCCGCCTTTAAATCAACCTGATTGGTACCGATACAGAAACAACCAACCGCAACCAATTTTTCTGCTGCGGCAAAAACCTCTTCG comes from Yersinia bercovieri ATCC 43970 and encodes:
- a CDS encoding YecA family protein, yielding MSIENTLPTYQSVALALNQQAVALTPAEMHGLISGILCGGSKDEGWRVLVHDLTNDGVAFPQTLGLQLQQLHQATQDALENEGFMFQLLIPEGDEITVFERADALSGWVNHFLLGLGMLQPKLAQVKGEVGEAIDDLRNIAQLGYDEDEDQEELAQSLEEVIEYVRVASILCHIEFTQEKPTAPEMRKPTLH
- the zapA gene encoding cell division protein ZapA; the protein is MSAQPVDIQVFGRSLRVNCPPEQQDALNMAAEDLNQRLQDLKVRTRVTNTEQLVFIAALNVCHELAQERLKTRDYASNMEQRIRMLQQTIEQALLEQGRISERQDAQFE
- a CDS encoding 5-formyltetrahydrofolate cyclo-ligase; amino-acid sequence: MHLNPQQTLNPQHALERHNIRKEIRARRRLLTPEQQQHAADLVASHLAAHDKIQQANTVAIFLSFDGELNTGPIIEMLWQQQKQVYLPVLHPFSAGNLLFLRYRPDSQLIRNRLKILEPQLDVREVLPLNQLDVVITPLVAFDSHGQRLGMGGGFYDRTLQHWQQAGPYPIGLAHDCQRVEHLPSEYWDVPLPEIVTAEKVWRW
- the serA gene encoding phosphoglycerate dehydrogenase, which produces MAKVSLEKDRIKFLLVEGVHQSTVDNLRAAGYSNIEYHKGALDTESLKESIRDAHFIGIRSRTHLSEEVFAAAEKLVAVGCFCIGTNQVDLKAATTRGVPVFNAPFSNTRSVAEMVLGELLLMFRGIPSANAKAHRGEWNKLAVGSYEARGKKLGIIGYGHIGTQLGILAESVGMKVFFYDIENKLSLGNAQQVRHLSDLLNMSDVISLHVPENHSTKNMIGPEQLALMKPGAMLINASRGTVVDIPALCDALASNHLAGAAIDVFPEEPATNKEPFNSPLCEFDNVLLTPHIGGSTQEAQENIGDEVAGKLAKYSDNGSTLSAVNFPEVSLPAHGDNTRRLLHIHENRPGILTSINRIFAEQNVNIAAQYLQTSAEIGYVVIDVETDDEENAERALQAMKAIPGTIRARLLY